The genomic interval TCGTATAGTTGTTTTTGAAAGTCATCGTAGGTGTAGGAATTTATACTTCCCTTTGCCTTTATAAGGATGAATTTGCCCTCATCAGAAACATTGATAAATAACTTCTTTTCCATACAAGCCTCCCTTAAGATAGTTTAAAGACAACTAAACTAATATCATCCTCAATTTTTCTATTGACGAAATTATACCAAGTATCAAATAGTTTGTCTAGTATTTCTCTGGAATTTTTATTTTCCGATAGTTTTATGATATTTTCCGTTATAGATAGTGGGAAGGTAGTTCCTTCTAGTGACTTTGCTCCTGTGTATCCATCGGTTGCTATCACAACTATATCGTTCTTGTTAAGTGATACTTTGTTTATCTGTATATACTTTGAGATGTCTTTCACAAATCCTAAGACTTTCCCTTCACCTTGTATTTGTGATATACTCTTGAGCTTTGAGGAATAGTGCCACATTGCTGGTATGCCTGCGTTTATAAAGAACATTTCTTTCTGTTGAGTGTCAACGAGTATAAAAACTCCGCTAAAGAATGTTCCCTTTGGTAGGTTTTCCTTTATAATTTTGTTAAGTTCCTCAACCATTCCTTTGAAGTTAAGTTTATTTCTTATTAGAGTATATATTGATGATTTCAAGACCACCATTGACATACTTGCTGTGAGCCCCTTGCCAGATATGTCTCCTATAACGATTAAATATCTGTTTTTTATTTTTATAACATCCACAAAGTCGCCACCTAAACCACTACTCGTTCTTGTTATATACTCAAAATCTAGCTCTGCTGGGTTTGGTTTCTTGATATTATGAAGTATTGTCTCGGTGATTGTCCTACTCATCTCAATCTCTCTATTCACTGTTATAGTTATCTTTTGCTTCTTTAAGTTTTTGAGTATATATGCTATCGTGAAGAGTGTTGGATATATCGTTTGTAGTGCCTTGTAGTCATAGTTATCGTATGTTCTACCATTTTCTTTCTCACCGAGCGACAATAACATTATTGTTTGAGTTCCATCTTTCACTAATATGATAACTTCTGATGATAGTTTTTTAAACATATCCTGTATTACATCAGCATTCGTTTTTAGGATTGGATCAGATATGATTTCGGAGCTTAGAAAAACGGTCTTGTTCCCGTAGCTTGAGAGTATCTCAATTACCTTAAGATTCTTGTCTAAACTTTCTTCCGTGTTTGTTTCAGTATAGATATTTTCTAAAAGTCCAACCTCATTCTCTACAAAGAGATTTATTTTTGTTGAGGATATGTTTTCTCTTAGTGACTTTACGAGTTTATCTACTATTTCTTCTTGTGGTTTTGTTAAATCAATTGAGTTTATATCATTCAGCAGTGTCTCAATATAGTTTGACTTGAACTTGAGGATTTTTCTTATGAACTTATTTAGGTAGTTGCCTATCAGAATTAGTATTGAAAGTAGTAGAAATATTGATAGGGGGAATACATTCGCTAGTGATGTTGAGTAGTTTGATATTACTTTCAGTGTTATTCCACCTATAGCTCCTAAGACTATTATTGAAACTACTACAACTATGGTATTATATATTGCGGATGTTATGTTGAAGAGTTTAGTTCTTGTTATTGCGTAGGCTAATGATCCAGCGAGTACGAATCCCAGTAACGATGATAAGTAGTAGTATCTGAATGTTTTTAGGAGTATAGGTATTACCATCGCTATAAACACTGCTAGTAGTAATGATAGAGCTGTTCCTATCACTATAAGTGTTGTTTGAAGTTTGAAAATCTTATGTTTGGTTCTTACTGCTTTTACTATGCCTATTAACGATGATACTACTAATAGCCCAGTAGCAACAGAAGTGTAGAGTCTGTAGTATTGCCCCTCGAGTCGGTATATTATCCCTTCTCGCTGTTCGGCTCCAACTATTACCGAGTCTGTCATGAAAAGTATATAAACAACTATTCCTACTGCACCCAAAAGCAATAGATCTAACAGTTTCAGATCCTTCTCTTCAGGAAAAGAGACCATCAATCTTAGTATTGATAAGTTTGCTATCACCATCATAAGTGATGTAAGTCTTAAAGATGCATTTGTTATTTCAAGTGCATTCATCTTAGCAGAATCCCAAGAGATACCGATAAATAAAGTGATAAGTGAAGAAGACATTATCGTTATGAAAATTATTCTAGTATTTATTAATTTGGGACTCTTAAGGAATATAAACCATCCTAGTATCTGAAGAGTAATGAAAGCAGAATAAGGAATTAAACTTTCACTCATGCTACTCCTCCTTTTTTGATAATGATGTATGTGAGGTCATCTGAAAGTTTTGAAGATGACAAGAAATCTTTGAGATCCTCTCTTATGATTCTGGATACTTCTTCAGACTTTTTTGTATAGTTTGATATTAGAAGGTTTTTCAGTCTGCCTGTGTTTTGATATTCTTCATCATAATTGTTTTTGGCTTCTAAAATTCCATCGGAGGTAAGAAATAATAGATCTCCTTCTTTCAGTTTGTATCGTGATGTTTGAAATTCTGGTAAGTCTATTATTCCCAAGGGTGGTAAATCTACCTGAAATTCTTGGATATTACCATCTCTTACTAATAAGATTCTTGGCATTGCGGAATTCACAAATTCAATTTCCCCATTTTCAGGGTTACATAATAACAAGATTATAGTTGTATATTTGCCTTCAAACTCCAGATCCTTTATGGTTCTATCAACTTCGTATATTATTTCTTTTAATGTTTTGTTTCTATTTATCTTTATAGCATTTACTATAACTGCCATAAGTAAGGATGCGTTCAAGCCTTTACCAGAAACATCTCCTATTACAAACAGATACTTCTCATCTTGAAGAGGTATTATATGATAATAATCACCGCTTACGCTCACAAGTGGTTCAAAAGATATACTAACATCAAGCCCTTTGATAGGTGGTATAGTTTCTGGTAGGAATACTTTTTGTATCTTTGATAGTAGTTCCCATTCATGTGATAGTGTAGATACTTTAAACATGTTTTCAATTATCTCTCTTCTCTTTGTGAATTTAATTATTTCGCTATACATCTCTTCAAACAACGATGGATTAATTATAGATATATACCTTGATATGAAAAACAACTCAAATTGATTATGTTTGAGTAGAATTGCTACTATTTCATTTGAACCACCGTTTATAATTTCTCTTTCAGTATATTTATTCACTCCTTCTTCTTTTATTAAAGAGGTTAAGTTTTTCATAATGTTCTCATCTTCAAATAATCTTGAAGGACTTTTGTAAATGACCTTATTATTTTCTATCCATAGTAAAAAGATATTCGCTTCAACTTCAATGAATCTTTTAATGAGATTAACAAATTCACTATCAGATATAGTTGTTTCTAACTGTTGGATAAACTTGTTAATAGGTTTATTCCACTTATTGTATATTATTAGGTCAAGTAGAAGTCTAGATAATCTTTCGGATAGAGGGTTAAAAACATAGTACATAAGTGATATTAGCAGTCCGTTGATAATGATGAAGGATATGTTTTCAAGACTTTTGGTGTATATAAAGGCTATGTAGAATACCGAAAAGAGTAGTAGTATTGATACTCCTTGAGAAATGTATTTTATGAAAATGGAATATTTCATGGACGCACTAAATCTTAAATATTATTCTGTAGCTTTTCAACAAACCTATTTAGTAAAACCTAAAGTTTTAGAGTTTAAGAGGATAGGTTTCTAAAAAGTGAAGTATGTGGATAGTTGGAAGGTTAAGAGATTCTTAGTATTTGCAGGTATGTTTAAAAATTTTGGACTTTACTGTTGACATTGTAATTATTTATATTATACTACAAGGATGTTAAGAGGTATATTTATGCTTATGAGAAAATACCCCTTCAGATTTATCTTTGGTGTGGTTTTAGTTGCAATTTTGGTAATAATTTTCTTTTCATACTCTCAAATATTTGGTAACAAAGGTATATTTTCGTCATTCTCAAAAGATGATGACTACTATTACTACCTAGAGATGTTGAATTCTGTCTATAACCTTATAAAAGACGGGTATGTTGATGGGGATAAGGTTGATGCGAAGAAGTTGTTTCATGGTGCTATAAAGGGGATGCTAGAAAGTCTTAATGATCCACACACTGCTTTTTTAAGTGAAGATGATTTTAAGGAACTTACAGTTGAGACAAGTGGTAAGTTTGGTGGTTTAGGAATACATATATCATCAAAGGATGGGTACATTTACATAATATCTCCTATTGAGGACACACCTGCTTTCAGAGAAGGTCTTAAACCTGGAGACTATATAATCTCCATAAACGGCGAAACCACTAAAGGTATGAGTGTTGAGAAAGCTGTCAAACTCTTGAGAGGAACGCCCGGGACAAGAGTTACGATAACTATAAAAAGAAATGACGAAATATTTGAAAAAACTCTTACAAGAGAGATCATAAATATACCAACTATAAGATGGGGATGGGTTTCAGAGGAAAAAGGTATAGCTTTTATAAGAATACTTCAGTTTTCTGGGACTACTTATGATTCGTTTGTGAATGCTATTGACAAGATAAAAAAGAGTGATACTCAACTTAAGAGTTTGATACTTGATCTGAGGTATAACCCTGGGGGATTGCTTGATGAGGTATTGAAGATCCTTGATGTTATGGTACCTGAGGGATTACTACTTGAGACGAGAGGAAGGATAATGGGTAGTGATCAGCGAACTTATGCTTCGGGAAAGAAACCTATAATACCTCTAAACATTCCTATCGTAGTTTTGATAAATGAAGGTTCTGCTTCTGCTTCGGAGATACTTGCTGGGGTCTTGCAAGATACGCATAGAGCAGTGGTTGTTGGAACTAAGAGTTTCGGTAAGGGGTCTGTTCAAACTATAAGGCAACTACCAGATGGCTCAGGATTAAGAATAACAATAGCACGATATTACCTACCTTCAGGTAAAACACCTGATAAGGAAGGTATAGTCCCTGATGTTGTCGTTGAGACAACCAAAATAACGAAAGAGCTGGAGGAAAAAATATCCATCATTGAGAGAGAAGGTTATATCAAGGAATATATGAAGAACAAAAGCGAGGTAACAGAACAGGATATACAGAATATTAGTAAGTTGTTGCAAGAAAAAGGTATAAAACTTGATAAAAAGGTAATAAAGATACTGGCTAATCGCGAGGTTCCTAGAATACAAGTGTTTGATCCGGATGATGAGTACGTTCAGAAAGCAATAGAGGTATTAGAGGATTACAAAAAGTATAGCAAACCTCTGGTCTTCTATAAGAAGTAGAAGATATAATCTTGAACATAAAGAATAGGGAAATTAACAATTTGTGATTCTTCTAAAATAAAACCATTTGATGCCTTTTTAGGTTATTTGCTCTGGTAGTTTGAATTTTTAATTTTCAAACAGAGTTTTACTTGTTTAGAAATGTTTTAAAGTTGGGATTAAGTTTTGTTAGAACCAAGTTGATATTGAAGTTTCTACTATACCTACTTCTTCACGAACAAGGAGCTTACTGAACTGTTTGTGTGAGTTCTTGATATCGCTTCAGCAAAAAGTTTATAAACGCTTAAAACTTTAATTTTTGGTAACATTTTTTCTTCTGGTATAGGTATTGTATCAGTTACAACTACTTCGTCTATTGCATCATCCAGTAGTTTTTCTTTTGCGTTTCCTGAAAGGACTGGATGTGTCGCCATTACAATAACCTTCTTTGCTCCTTCATCTTTGAGTTTTCTAGCAGCCTTGGCAACAGTGCCCCCAGTGTCAATTATATCATCAATCAAAACAGCATTTTTACCCTTTACTTCACCAACAAGGTTCATAACTTCAGCGATGTTATACCCAGTTCTTCTCTTATCAATTATTGCAATGTTTAGGTCAAGGAATGATGCTAGGAATCTTGCTCTCTTAACTCCTCCCATGTCAGGTGCTACAACAACGAAATCACTTATGTCCTCATAGTTCTCTTTTAGGTAGTCAATGAAGACAGGAAAAGCGTAAAGATGGTCAACAGGTATGTCAAAGAAGCCTTGTATCTGGTCGGCGTGTAAGTCCATAGTCAAAACTCTATTTGCTCCAGCAGTCGTTATAAGATTTGCTACTAACTTTGCTGTAATAGGTACTCTAGGTTCTGCTTTTCTATCTTGTCTAGCATATCCAAAGTATGGTATAACTGCCGTTATTCTGTCTGCGGATGCTCTCTTAGCAGCATCAATCATTATAAGCAATTCCATCAGGTTTTGATTAGATGGATTACAAGTTGATTGAATGATGAAAATATCACTACCTCTTATACTTTCTTCTATCTTGACGAATATCTCACCATCAGCGAATTCGGTTATGAGAGTATTCCCAAGTTCAAGTCCAAGATAATCTGCTATCTTTTTAGCAAGAGATGAGTTTGACCTACCACTTAAGACAACAACATCACTCATACTGGACTGAATTATAAAACCTTCGGAGTTTAAATATAAACTTTGAAGATACTTTATATCAATGAATTCCAATTTCTATTGGTTGAGTAAGCGAGATTAAAGATACTGCAAGGAAAAAAGGAACTACACATAGTTGTAAATTTGCAAATTTTAGATTATATCAATATCTTTGAAATAAGCAATTATGGAAGTTAATAATTTTACAAACATTTTCCTGCTAGGAGGATGAGAATGTTAAGTCTTAACGATGTTCAATTGTCGGAAAGTGCTAAAAATAATATAAAGCTTTGGATAGATGAGTTTGGTAAAGATGTGGAGGAAGAGGTTTCAAGACTGGTCAGTGAGGGTAAGTTAGAGGAGCTTGAGGATAGGTTTTATAGAAAACTTGAATTTGGAACGGGAGGAATGAGAGGTAAGGTCGCAATAGGGACGAATAGGATGAACGAATACAACATCAGAATAGCAACTCAAGGTTTTGCTAATTATCTCAAAAAAGTTAAGGGCAATCAAATCTTATCGTGTGTGATAGGATACGATACAAGGAGAGACTCTAGGAAGTTTGCGATTGAGGCTTCAAAGGTTTTGGTGGGTAATGGTATAAAGGTGTATCTTGTTAAAAAACCTATGCCAACACCATTCATATCTTTTGC from Spirochaetota bacterium carries:
- a CDS encoding ribose-phosphate pyrophosphokinase codes for the protein MSDVVVLSGRSNSSLAKKIADYLGLELGNTLITEFADGEIFVKIEESIRGSDIFIIQSTCNPSNQNLMELLIMIDAAKRASADRITAVIPYFGYARQDRKAEPRVPITAKLVANLITTAGANRVLTMDLHADQIQGFFDIPVDHLYAFPVFIDYLKENYEDISDFVVVAPDMGGVKRARFLASFLDLNIAIIDKRRTGYNIAEVMNLVGEVKGKNAVLIDDIIDTGGTVAKAARKLKDEGAKKVIVMATHPVLSGNAKEKLLDDAIDEVVVTDTIPIPEEKMLPKIKVLSVYKLFAEAISRTHTNSSVSSLFVKK
- a CDS encoding S41 family peptidase is translated as MLRGIFMLMRKYPFRFIFGVVLVAILVIIFFSYSQIFGNKGIFSSFSKDDDYYYYLEMLNSVYNLIKDGYVDGDKVDAKKLFHGAIKGMLESLNDPHTAFLSEDDFKELTVETSGKFGGLGIHISSKDGYIYIISPIEDTPAFREGLKPGDYIISINGETTKGMSVEKAVKLLRGTPGTRVTITIKRNDEIFEKTLTREIINIPTIRWGWVSEEKGIAFIRILQFSGTTYDSFVNAIDKIKKSDTQLKSLILDLRYNPGGLLDEVLKILDVMVPEGLLLETRGRIMGSDQRTYASGKKPIIPLNIPIVVLINEGSASASEILAGVLQDTHRAVVVGTKSFGKGSVQTIRQLPDGSGLRITIARYYLPSGKTPDKEGIVPDVVVETTKITKELEEKISIIEREGYIKEYMKNKSEVTEQDIQNISKLLQEKGIKLDKKVIKILANREVPRIQVFDPDDEYVQKAIEVLEDYKKYSKPLVFYKK
- a CDS encoding SpoIIE family protein phosphatase — translated: MSESLIPYSAFITLQILGWFIFLKSPKLINTRIIFITIMSSSLITLFIGISWDSAKMNALEITNASLRLTSLMMVIANLSILRLMVSFPEEKDLKLLDLLLLGAVGIVVYILFMTDSVIVGAEQREGIIYRLEGQYYRLYTSVATGLLVVSSLIGIVKAVRTKHKIFKLQTTLIVIGTALSLLLAVFIAMVIPILLKTFRYYYLSSLLGFVLAGSLAYAITRTKLFNITSAIYNTIVVVVSIIVLGAIGGITLKVISNYSTSLANVFPLSIFLLLSILILIGNYLNKFIRKILKFKSNYIETLLNDINSIDLTKPQEEIVDKLVKSLRENISSTKINLFVENEVGLLENIYTETNTEESLDKNLKVIEILSSYGNKTVFLSSEIISDPILKTNADVIQDMFKKLSSEVIILVKDGTQTIMLLSLGEKENGRTYDNYDYKALQTIYPTLFTIAYILKNLKKQKITITVNREIEMSRTITETILHNIKKPNPAELDFEYITRTSSGLGGDFVDVIKIKNRYLIVIGDISGKGLTASMSMVVLKSSIYTLIRNKLNFKGMVEELNKIIKENLPKGTFFSGVFILVDTQQKEMFFINAGIPAMWHYSSKLKSISQIQGEGKVLGFVKDISKYIQINKVSLNKNDIVVIATDGYTGAKSLEGTTFPLSITENIIKLSENKNSREILDKLFDTWYNFVNRKIEDDISLVVFKLS
- a CDS encoding serine/threonine-protein phosphatase, which translates into the protein MKYSIFIKYISQGVSILLLFSVFYIAFIYTKSLENISFIIINGLLISLMYYVFNPLSERLSRLLLDLIIYNKWNKPINKFIQQLETTISDSEFVNLIKRFIEVEANIFLLWIENNKVIYKSPSRLFEDENIMKNLTSLIKEEGVNKYTEREIINGGSNEIVAILLKHNQFELFFISRYISIINPSLFEEMYSEIIKFTKRREIIENMFKVSTLSHEWELLSKIQKVFLPETIPPIKGLDVSISFEPLVSVSGDYYHIIPLQDEKYLFVIGDVSGKGLNASLLMAVIVNAIKINRNKTLKEIIYEVDRTIKDLEFEGKYTTIILLLCNPENGEIEFVNSAMPRILLVRDGNIQEFQVDLPPLGIIDLPEFQTSRYKLKEGDLLFLTSDGILEAKNNYDEEYQNTGRLKNLLISNYTKKSEEVSRIIREDLKDFLSSSKLSDDLTYIIIKKGGVA